The following is a genomic window from Micromonospora cathayae.
TGCGCGGTGTGGGTTCACGACGAGCCCGGCCCGCTCGGCGCGGCCGGCCTGGTCGCCACGCTCGGCGTGGTCAACGGCATCGCCATCAACACCGCACACGAACTGGGGCACAAACGGGAACGGGCGGAACGCCGGCTCGCCCGGATCGCGCTCGCCCCGACCGGGTACGGGCACTTCCAGGTCGAGCACAACCGGGGGCACCACGTACGGGTGGCCACCCCGGAGGACCCGGCCAGCTCCCGGCTGGGGGAGAGCTTCTGGGCGTTCTGGCCGCGTACCGTCCTCGGCGGCCTGCGGTCGGCCTGGCGGCTGGAGAGCGCCCGGCTCCGTCGACGCGGCGGCAGCCCCTGGACGTGGCGCAACGACGTCCTCAACGCCTGGGCGCTGACCGTGCTGCTGGTCGGCGTGCTGGTGGCGGCCTTCGGCCCGGCGGTGCTGCCGTTGCTGGCGCTCCAGGCGGTGGTCGGCTTCTCCCTGCTCGAGGTGGTCAACTACGTGGAGCACTACGGCCTGGCCCGGCGGCGCACCCCGGCCGGCCGGTACGAGAAGGTCGATCCCCGGCACAGCTGGAACAGCGACCGTACCGTCACCAACGTCTTCCTCTTCCAGCTCCAGCGGCACAGCGACCACCACGCCAACCCGCTCCGGCGGTACCAGACGCTGCGCAGCTTCGACGCGTCACCGCAGTTGCCCGCCGGGTACGCCACCATGGTGGTCGCCGCGCTGGTGCCACCGCTTTGGCGGCGGGTGATGGACCCGCGCGTCCTGGCCCACTACGGGGGCGACCGGTCCCGGGCCAACGTGCGCCCACCCCGCACCGGTCGGTCCGGTGA
Proteins encoded in this region:
- a CDS encoding alkane 1-monooxygenase, encoding MADGIDARPHPVRWRDPRRLFWPLALLVPALPFLSWWVWHATGGWWAWWLAPVIVFGVIPVIDLLVGDDRRNPPEEAVPRLAADGYYRWLTYLYLPAQYAGLVLGCAVWVHDEPGPLGAAGLVATLGVVNGIAINTAHELGHKRERAERRLARIALAPTGYGHFQVEHNRGHHVRVATPEDPASSRLGESFWAFWPRTVLGGLRSAWRLESARLRRRGGSPWTWRNDVLNAWALTVLLVGVLVAAFGPAVLPLLALQAVVGFSLLEVVNYVEHYGLARRRTPAGRYEKVDPRHSWNSDRTVTNVFLFQLQRHSDHHANPLRRYQTLRSFDASPQLPAGYATMVVAALVPPLWRRVMDPRVLAHYGGDRSRANVRPPRTGRSGDRDGRFRRRRGQEPGVQAGSRPNAASSRSCSSASAGTSTPERTRFPSW